The sequence CATAGCGGGTAATCTCGCCGGTGGATGTGGACGATCCGCAGGTGGTGTTGTTAGCTCCGCTACTAACGTTTCGATGACCCTATTCTGATGTTCGGTTATTGCAGGCGCGATGTCCGAAGGATCATCCGGAATTATCTTGTTACTGCAAGAACGAGCAAAAGCCGACGAAGTTGTCGCTTTTGATTTTGAACTCTTTTTTAGACGAGCCTGTAAAAACGTCTGTATTCTTCTCATCGTTCCACAGGAACGTTTTGAGGATTCGAGACGATGTCCGCTGGCACGACGCTTTCGGTCCTTTCCATCATACTTGCCTTCGGAATAATTCATGATGGAGAAACAACAAGATACCGGCGAAGGCGTGGATGATGACTTTAGGTCTGGCGATTCTCCATGATTTTCCAACTCTATCGTGTTGATCGACCGTGAGGAGGAGACTTTAATAGAAGTCTCAATGGTGCGTGAATCATACGAGAAACAGAGTCGAAAATTCCGGTCTTTCTTCGAGCAAGCATCCTTATTATTCGCCACCACGTCACCGCTGCGCGTTTCCTCCTCGTGCGTTGAGGAAACGTACACATCCGTGGTTTCCGTCATCATCGTTGTATCTACACCTTTCTTAAATAAAGAACCATTCTTGCAGAAGCGAGAATAGAGGCTTCGTGTGCCTTGATCAATATCTTCTCTGTCATCGGTATCGCAGTAAGATGCACTGTATAGATTACTAGAGGAAGTCATTCTAGAGCCAGCGGCAACGCCAGAGCTCTTCTCTCGCTTTCTACGCACATATTCGTACGTGGTGAGACCGAGACAAGCAATATATCCATGGAAAAAGCAGAGATGTATAAGCAGAACTGCAGCAACTGTTGAGAGGACACCGATGAGGGTAGCAAGAACAAGTGAGCCGGTACCAGGTACCGGCAATGATGGCGCCGTAGCGTTGTTCATGCTCGTGTCGTTGCTATCACCCCAATTTCCATCGTTCGCAACTGAATGCGCATTAACAAGCACCAGTTCGCCCAGAGTAAGCGCGGTAACTGCGAGCGCAATAAATAATGTCGACGTCAAGCACGCCAGGAATGCCGGATAATTACGCTTCCCGATACAGTTGTTTAGCCACTTGCAATGGTGATCGAAGCGTGGCACGCATTTGTTACAGATGGAACAGTGTTTGGTACACAAATCTCGCGTCGTGATATTACATAGATGACAACGGCCGTTCTCGATAACATGCTGGTGTTTCGTACGGTCAAATTCTGGCACATCTTCATTGACCGGTCGAGCGCGTACTTCGGGATCGGCCGGATCCAGTAGTACTACCGTCAGATGGGTCAGCACGTGAAGTAAGAACAAAACAGCAAATAGCAATGAGAGGATAAAACGTAGATCAGGTAACAGCGGTGTCGTCAGCAGCACAGTAAAAGTACCAGCAAACACGACGATTAGCAATACCCAACCGATTATTTGCTGAGGATGTAGTGGTAACTGTAGACCATGAACACGGCGGAATCTCCTGTGTTCTGATGGTATGTGCAACATGCTCTGCGAGGGATAGCAGCGGACAATCTCGCGCTTTGCACAAGTCTTGGTTAGCATTCCCGTTTTCCTTTTCtcggattattaattatttcgaacATATGTACGATCGCTTCAatgtacatatagatatagcgcaacattatatatataatattgttgctgttattttcattcttatgAATCCTTGACCATTCCTCTTTCCTcgcgtatttataaaaaaattgaaaattgttatagtataaaaactattctatctttatttttgtaaataattttcattctttaattttaattttatacttgttctaatattatttattaaacattatttaatcaatagtTAATAAGCCAAAAAAGACGATTAAAAactatacatgcatacataatatatatatgtatatatatatatatatatatatatatatatatatatatatatatatacatatatctgcatttaagattaatatgtcaaaactttttaagtattgtttaaaattatatggaaCACATTAAAAAGTTGTActctacaaatatattatttttataaatttcttcattattaaCACTAAAAAAGAGCAATATtccttcattattaatttcaatttggcTCTTCATGTTAACTCTTatgccatttttttctttctttcccatCTCGGTCTTcggtaaatattaataattcttagtCTAAACTTTTGAATCCTGACTCCAGACATATATAAGTCACTGTATAAAGTGGCTTATCCAATATcactattaataatgatattaagtTTCTGTATTCATGATCTGTTCCTGGTCTAGCACTGTAAGCTCGATGAAAGGTTTCTTAtctcctatttttttatacattatttttattattttatcgcacgGCACAATCGCGGACAATCCCGTATGGATTAATATGTAGGATTTTCTTGAGATTCTTTGTCGCCCATAAGGCTAACTGGCGATATGAAGACGAATCGATAAATTGTGGTTGCCGCGGAGACCGGTCCAGAGTCGCAACTTTGTCAAGGACTCCATGCACGCATGCGATGAAACAATGTAAACATGCGCGCGCATATTTCATCAGGGCAGCGATCATGTGACTTTTCCCCTAGGGtggaaatgtgaaaaattttctcataattttaatgacacaattttacacttttatagGACCAATTTAACAAGATCCGTTTATCTTGTAACcgtttatctaaattaatcaACGGTTAAAATTAGCAGAGCAGTGAAACTGAAATGACATGAATGAAACTTGGTTTTCCTTCATctctattttctctattaGCCACCCAACTAATTTTAACCGAATCTAATCAGACTTGATTTTAGCAATTAGCCTTTTAACGTTTTCGCCCTcgaaaaaaagttacataatCGACCCCCAAGATTGACCGGAAAAGTCTAATGAGTGAAAAACGCTATggtaaattctaatttttatttatcccgGACTTTATCTAATGGAATAAATTGgcaaaaactttaaaaataactttcataaataaaatatatgtatttatttttagtaaaatatatttatataattttaagcaaaaatatatttttactttaattaataaattatactaattcttactactttaaaaaaatgaaatcgatataatagttttttttaattaaagtcaaattatagttaattataattataataattttcaattataataattatagtcaATTTTAtagtcaaattataaataaatgtgaaatttttaaagcaaaagctttaaaaatattactttaaatattactaaattttgtattaaactttagtttaataaaagaaaaatgtaataataacagaataataataataatgtaatagtaacagataaatataatagtaacagaataataataatagtaacagaataaaaaatttttatcaatatagatCTAGTTCATGTTTACCTTTCAATATCTGACAAAAAGCTAATTTATTTGCTACTAATTCAATGGCTACTAATTGATTTCTAttacagattatttattattttggataaagcttaaattagaaaatagaaaatttagaaCATTCTTTCAATTGACGAATATAATGGAATAGTTTTTAATGgtaatagttttataatataatggtaaaagttttctatttattttgacattttcaatAGAAAAAACTAGTTCTTTTTCTACTGTTCTAGCttatttttcctaaaaatatcGTTCTTGTTTACTGATGtggattttatctaaaaatgtcaaattttgtcAACC is a genomic window of Cataglyphis hispanica isolate Lineage 1 chromosome 5, ULB_Chis1_1.0, whole genome shotgun sequence containing:
- the LOC126850133 gene encoding uncharacterized protein LOC126850133; protein product: MLTKTCAKREIVRCYPSQSMLHIPSEHRRFRRVHGLQLPLHPQQIIGWVLLIVVFAGTFTVLLTTPLLPDLRFILSLLFAVLFLLHVLTHLTVVLLDPADPEVRARPVNEDVPEFDRTKHQHVIENGRCHLCNITTRDLCTKHCSICNKCVPRFDHHCKWLNNCIGKRNYPAFLACLTSTLFIALAVTALTLGELVLVNAHSVANDGNWGDSNDTSMNNATAPSLPVPGTGSLVLATLIGVLSTVAAVLLIHLCFFHGYIACLGLTTYEYVRRKREKSSGVAAGSRMTSSSNLYSASYCDTDDREDIDQGTRSLYSRFCKNGSLFKKGVDTTMMTETTDVYVSSTHEEETRSGDVVANNKDACSKKDRNFRLCFSYDSRTIETSIKVSSSRSINTIELENHGESPDLKSSSTPSPVSCCFSIMNYSEGKYDGKDRKRRASGHRLESSKRSCGTMRRIQTFLQARLKKSSKSKATTSSAFARSCSNKIIPDDPSDIAPAITEHQNRVIETLVAELTTPPADRPHPPARLPAMDLPDTVHKIRKVLANTGNIPVLEPIPPCVIPKRNQAYLSSRRSTNFSRKRPRFKLGSYVTQTAQLSPIPESEFSKPATPRSPLRSGPAFAFPPLRE